One genomic region from Roseofilum reptotaenium CS-1145 encodes:
- a CDS encoding peptidylprolyl isomerase: protein MVEILQVGNRVIQTNEILTLLTRYQLMPHVVRGLVIDRAIADFSCTPEEIEAALKSVHSQLKFTTPEDKAAWLENQGMSAEQFQEVSIRPLLIEKFKQANWGNKVESYFLSRKTHLDQVVYSLIRTKDLGLAQEIYFRIQEEEESFANLAREYSQGPEAHTGGVLGPVSVSTPHPILAKLLSISQPAQLWPPRNLGEWYVIVRLEKFIPAKFDDAMRRQLIDELFELWMREEVQKLGPIRSLWSSDEPENR from the coding sequence ATGGTAGAAATTCTACAAGTCGGCAACCGAGTCATTCAAACGAATGAAATTTTAACACTGCTCACCCGTTATCAATTAATGCCCCATGTGGTGCGCGGATTAGTCATTGATCGGGCGATCGCCGATTTCTCTTGCACCCCCGAAGAAATTGAAGCTGCCCTCAAATCCGTCCATAGTCAACTGAAGTTCACCACCCCAGAAGACAAAGCGGCTTGGCTGGAAAATCAAGGCATGAGTGCCGAACAATTCCAAGAAGTGTCCATCCGTCCCCTGCTGATCGAAAAATTTAAACAAGCCAATTGGGGCAATAAAGTTGAATCCTACTTTCTCAGTCGTAAAACTCACCTCGATCAGGTCGTATATTCCCTGATTCGCACCAAAGACCTGGGATTAGCCCAAGAAATCTACTTTCGGATTCAAGAAGAAGAAGAAAGTTTTGCCAATCTAGCCCGCGAATACTCCCAAGGGCCTGAAGCTCATACGGGAGGAGTTTTAGGGCCAGTCTCCGTCTCGACTCCTCACCCCATCCTGGCCAAACTGCTCTCGATTTCCCAGCCAGCTCAACTCTGGCCGCCCCGAAATTTAGGAGAATGGTATGTTATCGTCCGATTGGAAAAATTCATTCCTGCCAAATTTGATGATGCGATGAGACGACAGTTAATTGATGAATTATTTGAACTCTGGATGCGAGAAGAAGTCCAAAAACTAGGGCCCATCCGCTCCCTCTGGTCATCTGACGAACCAGAAAACCGATGA